In Pyrus communis chromosome 1, drPyrComm1.1, whole genome shotgun sequence, the following are encoded in one genomic region:
- the LOC137734287 gene encoding uncharacterized protein: MSSSSVISQATLHTLNNTNREIFSRLVLTLRRDVAESLMIMALWLFLQEKGYNKFVHRMVRLSNAVLSALADEAVQCLKCLESTDCPRTISRTAPNGGSLRLTKRLLGKEISLQIISVNRYTLISGVKNFVNNVCARIFTDILQRILFPLSHAHFSPEDTFVIPLFPNGLFGNVKIVNPDSSIDHGVPTGGLWGWSPFLELSVDDRTMFLTFSRGFPVSQYEVKELFMELLGSETCVENVQMENVPPNEQPLFAKLVLSTVVYVDRVLKGTRVSKFRINGKHIWARKYERRD, from the coding sequence ATGTCCTCCTCCAGTGTAATTAGCCAAGCGACACTCCACACTCTCAACAACACTAATCGAGAAATTTTTTCTCGATTGGTGCTCACTCTCCGCCGTGATGTAGCGGAATCCTTGATGATTATGGCGTTGTGGCTCTTCCTTCAGGAGAAGGGCTACAACAAATTCGTGCACAGGATGGTGAGGCTTTCAAACGCTGTACTCAGTGCTTTAGCTGACGAAGCTGTCCAATGTTTGAAGTGCCTAGAGTCTACCGATTGCCCTAGAACTATTTCAAGAACTGCACCCAATGGTGGTAGCCTACGCCTTACTAAAAGGCTCCTGGGGAAGGAAATTTCACTCCAAATCATCAGCGTAAACCGATACACATTAATCAGTGGGGTAAAAAATTTCGTTAACAATGTTTGTGCTAGAATTTTTACTGACATTTTGCAGAGGATTTTGTTTCCTCTGTCCCATGCACATTTTAGTCCGGAGGATACTTTTGTAATCCCGTTATTCCCAAACGGGCTGTTTGGTAACGTGAAAATAGTGAACCCCGATAGCTCCATCGACCATGGTGTTCCCACCGGAGGGTTATGGGGTTGGAGCCCTTTTCTTGAACTGTCCGTGGATGATCGGACTATGTTCCTAACATTTTCTAGAGGCTTCCCTGTGTCACAATATGAGGTCAAGGAGCTATTCATGGAACTTTTGGGATCTGAAACCTGTGTGGAAAATGTGCAAATGGAAAATGTTCCTCCTAACGAACAACCTTTGTTTGCTAAATTGGTGTTGAGTACCGTAGTTTATGTTGATCGTGTTCTGAAAGGTACTCGAGTTTCGAAGTTTAGGATCAATGGAAAACACATATGGGCTCGGAAGTATGAACGCAGGGATTAG